The Pyrodictium delaneyi genome contains a region encoding:
- a CDS encoding M28 family peptidase: MQTTNSIIDMLQSTINRLIVHGEAPAGTRAEHRLAEEIKSIFEEQLNLTARLIGVPVVVWSDEGSSVYGCGSELQAVAWPAYPGGVVEGETVVIQGLDELRERDVAGRIVVSEAPLDPDEAVAFYRVARARGAIGLVFYDQFPGRFRRIVVVDAPFTLSSTGLAGIPVVHIRREDSRKIVECRRLKLVHGGRLESGYGYTVEAILELGSGDYEVIVSAHHDHWLSGANDNLAGVAAILAVARLLSSRRGVGRVRLVSFTAEEFGDPGLPGWYWAYGSRKYAEMLEAMGILDNVVAVLNFDIAGASSVSLYSTSMLKRILAHLADRIGFKFSSLEPDTTDSDSYSFSSLGIEAATVMGYDTWLEFYHTDVDTPEKLDYNKLATLVKLYTEAAIELLERGWKAFSYSEYAKELYIHLRDFPPLAASLYRLQRAISIAEAHGLHHILANSYRRLNRVLPTVVYSEKRSGAVELESYIAPPLLYLSDLRTIREAENRAKGGNCQEAITILEKLDIFRVTSHGRLLPSPGEGLDFAGCDNLERILDVLERVTRHRLWESSIAAARSVDEVYESIVRSIPANG; this comes from the coding sequence TTGCAGACAACCAACAGCATCATAGATATGCTACAGTCTACAATTAATCGACTTATTGTTCATGGCGAGGCTCCGGCCGGTACACGTGCCGAGCACCGTCTCGCGGAGGAAATTAAGAGCATATTCGAAGAACAGCTCAACTTGACTGCAAGACTCATAGGGGTCCCAGTGGTGGTTTGGAGCGACGAGGGGTCTAGTGTCTATGGCTGTGGCTCCGAGCTCCAGGCCGTAGCGTGGCCCGCATATCCGGGTGGAGTAGTTGAGGGAGAAACTGTAGTTATCCAGGGGCTAGACGAGTTACGTGAAAGGGACGTAGCAGGGAGAATAGTGGTCTCTGAGGCTCCCCTGGATCCCGACGAGGCTGTGGCTTTCTATCGTGTTGCCCGGGCTCGGGGTGCAATAGGTTTAGTATTCTACGACCAGTTCCCTGGGAGGTTTAGACGGATAGTTGTAGTTGATGCACCATTTACGTTGTCTTCTACAGGACTAGCTGGTATACCTGTCGTGCATATTAGGCGTGAAGACTCCCGGAAGATAGTAGAGTGTAGACGTCTTAAACTAGTGCATGGAGGGCGCTTAGAGAGCGGGTATGGGTATACGGTCGAAGCTATTCTAGAGCTTGGGAGTGGAGATTACGAGGTTATAGTGTCTGCTCACCATGATCATTGGCTCTCTGGGGCTAATGACAACCTGGCTGGTGTAGCTGCTATACTGGCTGTAGCTAGGCTTCTCTCTTCTAGGCGCGGTGTGGGGCGTGTAAGGCTCGTCAGTTTTACTGCTGAAGAGTTTGGCGACCCTGGGCTTCCTGGCTGGTACTGGGCCTATGGCTCGCGTAAGTACGCCGAGATGCTCGAGGCTATGGGGATACTAGACAACGTAGTAGCGGTCCTAAACTTTGACATTGCCGGAGCTAGTAGCGTCTCGCTCTACTCTACCAGCATGCTTAAGCGCATCCTGGCACATCTCGCGGATAGAATAGGGTTCAAGTTTAGCTCGCTCGAGCCCGATACTACTGATAGTGATAGCTACAGTTTCTCGTCTCTGGGCATCGAAGCCGCTACAGTCATGGGCTACGACACGTGGCTGGAGTTCTATCATACAGACGTAGATACACCAGAGAAGCTAGACTACAACAAATTGGCTACGCTCGTAAAACTCTACACAGAAGCCGCCATAGAGCTGCTAGAGAGGGGCTGGAAGGCGTTTAGCTACAGTGAGTACGCAAAGGAGCTATACATACACCTTCGCGATTTTCCCCCGCTAGCAGCGAGCCTCTATAGGCTGCAGCGGGCAATATCGATAGCCGAAGCACATGGACTCCATCATATACTCGCAAACTCATATCGTAGGCTTAACAGGGTCCTACCGACCGTGGTCTATAGCGAAAAGCGTTCTGGGGCTGTAGAGCTAGAGAGCTATATTGCGCCCCCGCTACTGTACCTAAGCGATCTAAGAACGATACGAGAGGCAGAGAATAGGGCTAAAGGAGGCAACTGTCAGGAGGCAATTACTATCCTCGAAAAGCTAGATATTTTTCGCGTGACTAGCCACGGTAGACTCCTACCTTCGCCTGGCGAGGGGCTAGACTTTGCTGGCTGCGATAATCTAGAGCGCATACTAGATGTGCTTGAGCGTGTTACACGACATCGCCTCTGGGAGTCGAGCATAGCTGCGGCAAGGAGTGTGGACGAGGTATACGAGTCTATAGTAAGGTCTATCCCCGCCAACGGCTAG
- the infB gene encoding translation initiation factor IF-2: MAGEAREQSTGKRLRQPIVVVLGHVDHGKTTLLDRIRGTAVTAKEPGLITQHVGASVVPASVIEKLAEPLKKLIPFKLIIPGLLFIDTPGHELFTNLRRRGGSVADFAILVVDINEGFQPQTYESIEILKQRRVPFIVAANKIDKIPGWKSNPNTPFIVSYRKQPQWVQEELERRLWDNVIAKLYEVGFQADRFDRVKDFTRTVAVIPISAKTGEGIAELLAVLAGLAQRYLQNRLRFAEGPAKGVILELREQPGLGTAADVIIYDGVLKRGDLIVTGGLEGPVITRVRALLMPKPLQEIRVAKRELEPVDEVYAAAGVRVVAPDIEKAVAGAPIYVATSEEEAKQLAEKIRREIEALRIKTEAEGVVVKADTLGSLEALVEALRRKNIPIRYADVGPVAKRDVIEAVASKEINKFYAVILAFNVKVLPEAEAEAERHEIKIFRHNVIYQLLEDFEKWYREQIEAERRKELEQLIRPGKIRIIPGYVFRRSNPAIVGVEVLGGVIKPGYPLMREDGKRIGTVHQIQDRGKTVQEARAGMAVAISIRGHVLVGRHIDEGDVLYTDIPEKHAIMWLTKYKSELTDDEKVVLKEIIKIKRKQNPTYAITL; the protein is encoded by the coding sequence TTGGCCGGAGAAGCGAGGGAGCAGTCAACCGGTAAACGGCTTAGACAGCCCATAGTAGTCGTACTAGGTCACGTAGACCATGGTAAGACTACGCTTCTCGACCGCATAAGGGGCACAGCTGTCACCGCTAAGGAGCCGGGGCTCATCACACAGCACGTCGGCGCTAGCGTTGTGCCAGCAAGCGTTATAGAGAAGCTAGCCGAGCCTCTGAAGAAGCTTATACCCTTCAAGCTGATTATCCCCGGACTACTCTTCATAGATACGCCGGGCCACGAGCTGTTCACCAATCTTCGGCGTCGTGGTGGCAGCGTCGCAGACTTTGCTATACTGGTCGTAGATATCAATGAGGGGTTCCAGCCCCAGACCTACGAGTCCATAGAGATACTTAAGCAGCGCCGTGTACCATTCATAGTAGCAGCAAACAAGATAGACAAGATCCCGGGCTGGAAGTCTAACCCGAACACACCGTTCATCGTATCCTACCGTAAGCAACCTCAGTGGGTGCAAGAGGAGTTAGAGAGGCGGCTATGGGACAACGTGATAGCCAAGCTCTATGAGGTGGGCTTCCAGGCTGATAGATTCGATCGCGTAAAAGACTTTACACGCACAGTAGCAGTCATACCTATTTCTGCTAAGACTGGCGAGGGTATAGCGGAGCTGCTTGCTGTACTAGCTGGTCTCGCTCAGAGGTATCTCCAGAATAGGCTCCGCTTCGCCGAGGGGCCCGCGAAGGGTGTCATACTAGAGCTGCGCGAGCAGCCAGGACTCGGCACTGCTGCTGACGTCATAATCTATGACGGTGTACTGAAGCGCGGAGACTTGATAGTAACAGGCGGGCTCGAGGGACCTGTTATAACACGTGTACGTGCCCTCCTCATGCCAAAGCCTCTCCAGGAGATACGTGTGGCAAAACGCGAGCTCGAGCCCGTCGACGAAGTATATGCCGCAGCTGGTGTACGTGTGGTAGCTCCGGACATCGAAAAGGCTGTAGCCGGTGCACCGATATATGTTGCTACGAGCGAGGAGGAAGCCAAGCAGCTGGCGGAGAAGATACGACGCGAGATAGAGGCTCTACGTATAAAGACCGAAGCCGAGGGTGTAGTCGTCAAGGCAGACACATTAGGCAGTCTCGAGGCTCTTGTGGAGGCGCTTCGTAGGAAGAATATACCGATACGCTATGCTGACGTAGGCCCTGTAGCTAAGCGTGATGTCATAGAGGCTGTAGCTAGCAAGGAGATTAACAAATTCTATGCCGTAATACTAGCGTTTAACGTGAAGGTGCTCCCCGAGGCGGAGGCTGAAGCAGAAAGGCATGAGATTAAGATATTCCGGCATAACGTTATCTACCAACTGCTCGAAGACTTCGAGAAGTGGTACCGCGAGCAGATAGAGGCGGAAAGGAGGAAGGAACTCGAGCAGTTGATACGGCCAGGCAAGATACGGATCATACCTGGATACGTGTTTAGACGCAGTAACCCGGCTATCGTGGGCGTCGAGGTGTTGGGTGGCGTCATAAAGCCCGGATACCCGCTTATGAGAGAAGACGGGAAGAGGATAGGGACTGTACACCAGATACAAGATCGCGGTAAGACCGTGCAAGAAGCTAGGGCAGGTATGGCTGTCGCAATATCTATACGTGGCCACGTACTTGTTGGACGCCACATAGACGAGGGTGACGTACTTTACACAGATATACCGGAGAAGCACGCTATAATGTGGCTTACAAAGTACAAGAGCGAGCTCACTGATGACGAGAAAGTAGTGCTAAAGGAGATAATAAAGATTAAGAGGAAGCAGAACCCGACTTATGCCATCACACTCTAG
- a CDS encoding 30S ribosomal protein S6e produces MPEFKIVISDPEAKADSPVAKVKIKGDENIEYGEEEKSQRKLPVCKANPKLIEKLGAVHNIITVRIKKEEKKIKHTCKVVADAEVPEDEVRVSLEWLGDAAGVEEAEGEVFRAKAWQITVASPQADQLIGLKIGDTFDGEIVGLSGYKLKIRGGSDNSGFPMLPSIPGPVKKRVLLSGPPGFHPREKGERRRKTVRGNTITHDIVQINTVIVYPEKK; encoded by the coding sequence GTGCCAGAGTTCAAGATAGTAATATCGGACCCAGAGGCTAAGGCGGACTCTCCCGTAGCCAAGGTCAAGATCAAGGGAGACGAGAACATAGAGTATGGCGAGGAGGAGAAGAGCCAGCGCAAGCTGCCAGTATGCAAAGCCAACCCCAAGTTAATAGAAAAGCTCGGAGCAGTACACAACATAATAACCGTGAGGATAAAGAAGGAGGAGAAGAAGATCAAACACACCTGCAAAGTCGTAGCCGACGCTGAAGTACCAGAGGACGAAGTCCGAGTAAGCCTCGAGTGGCTCGGAGATGCTGCAGGTGTGGAGGAGGCTGAGGGCGAGGTATTCCGAGCCAAGGCCTGGCAGATAACGGTGGCAAGCCCCCAGGCAGATCAACTAATAGGCCTAAAGATAGGTGACACCTTTGACGGCGAAATAGTAGGACTCTCAGGCTACAAGCTCAAAATAAGAGGCGGCAGCGATAACAGCGGCTTCCCAATGCTCCCCTCGATACCAGGTCCCGTGAAGAAGCGTGTACTTCTATCAGGCCCGCCGGGCTTCCATCCGCGCGAGAAGGGAGAGAGAAGAAGAAAGACAGTCCGCGGCAATACGATAACACATGATATAGTTCAGATAAACACAGTAATAGTCTACCCAGAGAAGAAGTAG